Genomic DNA from Entelurus aequoreus isolate RoL-2023_Sb linkage group LG25, RoL_Eaeq_v1.1, whole genome shotgun sequence:
AAAGTTGTAATATACAAATGTGCCATTTCATCTGAGCGTACATTTACATTTCTGAATGTGGGACATAATGAAGTCTGTAACCAAAGGTGCGCCCATTCCCCCCCAGTAAATCAGTACTTTGGGCAGAAGTcatgttcatttaaaaaaaattgaaacccTCATAGAAACATTGCATGGAGTTAACTGAATTTATTAGTAATTTACATTCTGTTCATGGAGTTTTTAGGGTCTATAATCGCCCCTTCCGGGTGAGGCGACTTCCTTGTACCAGGCACAAGAACCATCACTTCTCTTGATGCAAGCACATTGCTTGTTGTCGTCGACATAATTCCCCGTCAGCCAGTCCGTCCACAAGCACTCATTTGGGCCGCTGATTCCACACGGGACAGCAAAGCAGCGATTGATCTGGAGGATAAAGATTGGGATTTAAATAAATTCTTGACATTTTCATTGATGCTCAATTAGGTTTGCTTACCTTGCAATCACAGCCCATCCTATACCGCTCTACCAGGATCTTTTGGCTGCTTTTCCAGGGTACAACATAGTTACAGGATGACACATACAGTGCCCCGCTCTCCTTTAGTGGGCCTGCAATGGaggtggagagaaaaaaaaacgggaaaaaagaaaaaattgaaaatgtttgagtAAACAGTTAAGTTGTACAAGCTTAACCGAAGGTGTCATTTCCATTATCACCCGCGGGAACAAATAGCActgaaatatgtatttttacctGTGATGAAATATTCTACACCTATGGTGAGAGTTACACCACATGCTGCAGAGGATGCAGCAGTGTAGATGGTATCATAGTTCTTTATAGGACCCCTCAAGATCTGCAAAACCAAACCAAATTAAATGTGCATACATTCATAAACTTCActgaaatgtataaaaaaagttaaataacctTTTGCAGCTCGACGTCATACTTGATGTCATCAAATTCACCAGCAGGTGTAATGGCAACCACCTTTGCCTTGATGACTAGAAAGACAAAGCcagtcagcattttttttttaaattaaataataataataataaaacatcgaTCCCTACAAGCCTCTCTGTCTGCCCTTATCTGTTTAATAACATCATGCAGGGGACTCAGATTACAGCAGAGTTGACTGGTTTTAGTTCCAAATCTATAGATAAGCTTACATAGAAGTGTTTCATTTGctttggcagccattttaagtgtAAAAGCAAAACTGATTCATTACAGTCTTTAACACCTGTGCAATACTATGTTCACAAGTCTCTTTGATAGCTATGAACATGTTTAGTTAGGGCTTTTAAATGTTCCTGTGCAAGGTTTTTTGGCAGAAAGTCAACAAAATTGTTAGGAAAAAACTTAATTGCAAACTGTTATTAGCACTGTTCCTTTTTGTCAACATGGCTGCTTCCAAAACTTCCACTAAAACTTAGACAATCATTCAAAAGCA
This window encodes:
- the LOC133642420 gene encoding metalloproteinase inhibitor 2-like; the encoded protein is MMSWMKCCVFPLVLLCMWQLQEGAQACRCLPVHPQVAFCQSDVVIKAKVVAITPAGEFDDIKYDVELQKILRGPIKNYDTIYTAASSAACGVTLTIGVEYFITGPLKESGALYVSSCNYVVPWKSSQKILVERYRMGCDCKINRCFAVPCGISGPNECLWTDWLTGNYVDDNKQCACIKRSDGSCAWYKEVASPGRGDYRP